From a region of the Enterobacter cancerogenus genome:
- a CDS encoding ATP-dependent Clp protease proteolytic subunit, translating to MHYTLKESDKEKAEGSNGAGALQQKLLESRSIVISGEINQELAQKVITQMILLQSVSNDPIKLYINSQGGHVEAGDTIHDFIKFIRPEVHVIGTGWVASAGITIFLAAKKEHRYSLPNTRFMIHQPLGGVRGQATDIEIEAREIIRMLDRVNKLIADATGQPLEKVKKDTDRNFWMSPAEALDYGIVGKLITHYDELKLD from the coding sequence ATGCACTACACACTGAAAGAAAGCGACAAGGAAAAAGCGGAAGGGTCAAACGGCGCGGGCGCTCTGCAGCAAAAACTGCTGGAGTCCCGCTCCATTGTGATCTCCGGTGAGATCAATCAGGAGCTGGCGCAGAAAGTCATCACCCAGATGATCCTGCTGCAAAGCGTGAGCAACGATCCGATCAAGCTGTATATCAACAGCCAGGGCGGCCACGTCGAAGCGGGTGATACCATCCATGACTTCATCAAGTTCATTCGCCCGGAAGTCCACGTCATCGGTACCGGTTGGGTGGCAAGCGCGGGGATCACCATCTTCCTGGCGGCGAAAAAAGAGCACCGCTACTCGCTGCCGAATACCCGCTTTATGATCCACCAGCCGCTGGGCGGCGTGCGCGGCCAGGCGACGGATATCGAGATTGAAGCGCGTGAGATCATCCGCATGCTGGATCGCGTGAACAAGCTGATCGCCGACGCCACCGGCCAGCCGCTGGAAAAAGTGAAAAAAGATACCGACCGCAACTTCTGGATGTCTCCGGCAGAAGCGCTGGACTACGGCATTGTGGGCAAATTGATTACCCATTACGACGAGCTGAAGCTCGATTAA
- a CDS encoding VOC family protein, whose product MHIAHVALWTRHLDAQVQFWETVFGGRSNERYVSQNRPGFESHFITLDNGPTIELMTLPDLPDAPAYPEFIGWAHIAIDVGSKANVDSMAAVARASGTLLGAPRLTGDGFYEAVIADPDGNRIELVGA is encoded by the coding sequence ATGCATATTGCGCATGTCGCACTCTGGACCCGTCATCTTGATGCACAGGTTCAGTTCTGGGAAACGGTTTTTGGCGGGCGCAGCAACGAACGCTATGTCAGTCAAAACCGTCCGGGGTTTGAATCACATTTTATTACGCTCGATAACGGCCCCACGATTGAGCTGATGACGCTGCCGGACCTGCCCGACGCGCCCGCGTACCCGGAGTTTATCGGCTGGGCGCATATTGCTATCGACGTTGGCAGCAAAGCGAACGTCGACAGCATGGCGGCGGTGGCGCGGGCAAGCGGCACCCTGCTCGGTGCGCCGCGCCTGACCGGGGACGGTTTTTACGAAGCGGTGATTGCCGACCCCGACGGCAACCGCATAGAACTTGTCGGGGCATAA